The Campylobacter concisus genome has a segment encoding these proteins:
- the dsbI gene encoding protein-disulfide oxidoreductase DsbI yields MSFFKKMAKFQDSRISWAILVFVSVALVVIAHSLFQNYAYMPPCEQCVYIRFAFLCMALGGVIAIINPKNLLFALVGYVFAFWGAVQGIMYSVKLAKIHDAVHGDDPFGVQGCSTEPHYPFGLPLEKWAPDWFMPTGDCGYDSPMVPDGVMLSDLQKSIVDLYADGWYLVPSSKFMSMADCTLLGFSVCFVVLALMLVSKLLSFLK; encoded by the coding sequence ATGAGCTTTTTTAAAAAAATGGCTAAATTTCAAGACTCACGCATCTCTTGGGCGATCTTAGTCTTTGTAAGCGTCGCGCTTGTCGTTATCGCGCACTCGCTCTTTCAAAACTACGCTTATATGCCTCCTTGCGAGCAGTGCGTCTATATACGTTTTGCCTTTTTGTGCATGGCACTTGGCGGCGTGATCGCTATCATAAATCCAAAAAATTTGCTCTTTGCTCTAGTTGGCTACGTCTTTGCCTTTTGGGGAGCGGTGCAGGGCATAATGTATAGCGTAAAGCTAGCCAAAATCCACGACGCAGTGCATGGCGATGATCCTTTCGGCGTGCAGGGCTGCTCGACTGAGCCGCACTATCCATTTGGCTTGCCGCTTGAGAAGTGGGCGCCTGACTGGTTTATGCCAACAGGCGACTGCGGATATGATAGCCCTATGGTGCCTGATGGCGTGATGCTAAGCGATTTGCAAAAGAGCATAGTTGATCTTTATGCGGACGGCTGGTATCTTGTGCCATCATCTAAATTTATGTCGATGGCTGATTGCACGCTGCTTGGGTTTAGTGTTTGTTTTGTAGTGCTTGCACTTATGCTCGTTTCAAAGCTTTTATCCTTTTTAAAATGA